One Oryza glaberrima chromosome 10, OglaRS2, whole genome shotgun sequence DNA segment encodes these proteins:
- the LOC127786123 gene encoding uncharacterized protein LOC127786123, whose protein sequence is MASGKMENGQQQQARRRRNGEVVVDGSEILQLVENKEAFGKFVEQKFRLLDADGDGRLSVRELQPAVADIGAAIGLPARGSSAQADHIYSEVLNEFTKGKKESVSKSEFQRVLSDIFLGMAAGLKRDPIVILRINGEDLNEFVESPRYEPEMAAIFSQVESGNSTLQQCMLAALRQLTVDHGMPPASDSWVMENIIEPALQELHGDNLEQPVTQEVFFQEFRNLLAIVMRRLQGHPVIVAHTENTFDGNGIKKLLSNKLELDKLLDCVWRGVPKEKDRTAKQYIRVAFDRMADSINLPPYGAVEQVDAVVNEAFKMAKAEDGKAVDETEFKKLLTEILGAVMLQLDGNPISVSTNSVLHEPMSTSSTLLSPSPPSPMVSSPSE, encoded by the exons ATGGCGTCGGGGAAGATGGAGAacggccagcagcagcaggcgaggaggaggaggaacggcgaggtggtggtggacggGTCGGAGATCCTGCAGCTGGTGGAGAACAAGGAGGCGTTTGGTAAGTTCGTGGAGCAGAAGTTCAGGCtgctcgacgccgacggcgacgggaggCTGTCGGTGAGGGAGCTCCAGCCGGCCGTCGCTGACATCGGCGCCGCCATCGGGTTGCCGGCGAGGGGGTCGTCGGCGCAGGCCGACCACATCTACTCTGAG GTTCTTAACGAGTTCACAAAAGGGAAGAAAGAATCGGTGAGCAAGTCAGAGTTCCAGCGTGTCCTCTCTGACATATTTCTTGGCATGGCGGCTGGACTGAAGAGGGACCCCATTGTGATCTTGAGGATTAACGGTGAAGATTTGAATGAATTTGTTGAGAGCCCAAGGTACGAACCGGAGATGGCTGCCATATTTTCGCAAGTTGAATCAGGAAATTCAACCTTGCAGCAGTGCATGCTAGCTGCTCTTCGACAACTGACGGTCGACCATGGCATGCCACCGGCTTCAGATTCATGG GTTATGGAGAATATCATAGAACCtgcattgcaagaactccatgGTGATAACCTGGAGCAACCTGTCACTCAAGAGGTCTTCTTCCAGGAATTCAGGAATTTATTGGCAATCGTCATGCGGCGACTCCAAGGGCACCCCGTGATTGTAGCGCACACCGAGAACACCTTTGATGGCAATGGTATCAAGAAGCTGCTGTCAAACAAGCTCGAATTAGATAAG CTGTTGGATTGTGTTTGGAGAGGCGTACCGAAAGAAAAGGATAGAACAGCGAAGCAGTACATTCGGGTTGCGTTCGATAGGATGGCTGACTCCATAAATCTACCACCATATGGAGCTGTTGAACAG GTAGATGCTGTGGTCAATGAGGCGTTCAAGATGGCGAAAGCCGAGGACGGGAAGGCGGTGGATGAAACGGAGTTCAAGAAATTGCTCACTGAGATCCTTGGGGCAGTGATGCTGCAGCTAGATGGTAATCCAATATCGGTTTCCACCAACAGTGTCCTCCATGAGCCAATGTCCACTTCTTCCACCCTGCtttcgccatcgccgccgtcgccaatgGTGTCATCACCGAGTGAATAG